In one window of Protaetiibacter larvae DNA:
- a CDS encoding bifunctional folylpolyglutamate synthase/dihydrofolate synthase, producing MTEDAEADYEAAEFRAAADAAYRELLDRIGEAAPQPRLEPTRRAVELLGDVHRAAPVIHITGTNGKTSTSRMIESLLRATGLRTGLLTSPHLTRVTERIVIDGEPISDEAFARNWDDIRPYLLMVDAELAANGEEALTFFEALTVLAFACFADAPVDAVVLEVGMGGEWDSTNVADGQVAVFTPIALDHTSRLGNTVTEIARTKAGIIKPAATVVTAIQPIEALDELRSAAQLDEAALTIERVDFALESTTVAVGGQLVDIRGRAGRYSGVFLPLYGDHQAQNAAVAVAAVESFLGDGRLALDPDVVAEGLGTATSPGRLQLVGVEPTVLVDAAHNPHGAAALAAALGEYFDFDEWALVIGVLADKDAHGIVSELAAIAARVDVTQSSSERAVPAEELAELVRAEVEPGLVAVHPDVADAVEAARVWASESPRRAVIVTGSITLVGDVIALAEAGGWKR from the coding sequence ATGACCGAGGACGCCGAGGCCGACTACGAGGCCGCCGAGTTCCGCGCGGCGGCGGATGCCGCGTACCGCGAGCTGCTCGACCGCATCGGGGAGGCAGCCCCCCAGCCGCGGCTCGAACCCACCCGGCGGGCGGTCGAGCTGCTCGGCGACGTGCACCGGGCGGCCCCCGTCATCCACATCACGGGCACCAACGGCAAGACCTCGACGAGCCGCATGATCGAGTCCCTGCTGCGGGCCACCGGCCTGCGCACGGGGCTCCTCACGAGTCCGCACCTCACCCGGGTCACCGAGCGGATCGTCATCGACGGCGAGCCGATCTCCGACGAGGCGTTCGCGCGCAACTGGGACGACATCCGGCCCTACCTGCTCATGGTGGATGCCGAGCTGGCCGCCAACGGTGAGGAGGCGCTCACCTTCTTCGAGGCGCTCACGGTGCTCGCCTTCGCCTGTTTCGCCGACGCGCCCGTCGACGCGGTCGTGCTCGAGGTGGGGATGGGCGGCGAGTGGGACTCCACGAACGTCGCCGACGGGCAGGTGGCGGTGTTTACGCCCATCGCCCTCGACCACACGTCCCGCCTCGGCAACACCGTCACCGAGATCGCACGGACGAAGGCCGGCATCATCAAGCCCGCGGCGACCGTGGTCACCGCCATCCAGCCGATCGAGGCGCTCGACGAGCTGCGGTCCGCCGCCCAGCTCGACGAGGCGGCGCTCACGATCGAACGGGTCGACTTCGCGCTCGAGTCGACGACCGTCGCGGTCGGCGGGCAGCTCGTCGACATCCGCGGCCGGGCGGGTCGCTACAGCGGCGTCTTCCTGCCGTTGTACGGCGACCATCAGGCGCAGAACGCCGCAGTCGCGGTGGCGGCCGTCGAGTCGTTCCTCGGCGACGGTCGCCTCGCCCTCGACCCCGACGTCGTGGCGGAGGGGCTCGGCACCGCCACCTCGCCGGGGCGGCTGCAGCTGGTCGGCGTCGAGCCGACGGTGCTCGTGGATGCCGCGCACAACCCGCACGGCGCCGCCGCGCTGGCCGCCGCGCTCGGGGAGTACTTCGACTTCGACGAGTGGGCGCTCGTGATCGGCGTGCTCGCCGACAAGGACGCCCACGGGATCGTCTCCGAGCTCGCGGCGATCGCCGCGCGCGTCGACGTCACCCAGTCGAGCTCCGAGCGGGCCGTGCCCGCCGAGGAGCTCGCCGAGCTCGTGCGCGCCGAGGTGGAGCCCGGGCTGGTGGCCGTGCATCCGGACGTCGCCGACGCCGTGGAGGCCGCGCGCGTGTGGGCATCCGAGTCGCCGCGCCGTGCGGTGATCGTGACGGGATCCATCACCCTGGTCGGTGACGTCATCGCGCTCGCCGAGGCGGGGGGCTGGAAGCGATGA
- a CDS encoding DUF4233 domain-containing protein codes for MSDPAPAPAAGRPARRARVRRERSLVETLLSIVLGLEAVMLVFAALVFFGLARFDPNWLAFVYGGIGIVVYAAVSGVQRWTWGVWLGAALQLPLIAAGLIEPLMFLVGAGFAAMWVYCYLRGRQIDTQKAAWLAAHRQTETETDTPAPNEGETA; via the coding sequence ATGAGCGACCCCGCCCCCGCCCCCGCCGCCGGACGCCCCGCGCGCCGCGCGCGCGTCCGCCGCGAGCGCAGCCTCGTGGAGACCCTGCTGTCGATCGTGCTCGGGCTCGAGGCCGTGATGCTCGTGTTCGCCGCTCTGGTGTTCTTCGGGCTGGCTCGCTTCGACCCCAACTGGCTCGCCTTCGTCTATGGCGGCATCGGGATCGTCGTGTACGCGGCCGTGTCCGGTGTGCAGCGCTGGACGTGGGGCGTCTGGCTTGGCGCGGCCCTGCAGCTGCCGCTCATCGCGGCCGGGCTCATCGAACCGCTCATGTTCCTCGTCGGCGCCGGCTTCGCCGCCATGTGGGTCTACTGCTACCTGCGCGGACGTCAGATCGACACCCAGAAGGCCGCCTGGCTCGCCGCGCACCGGCAGACTGAGACGGAGACCGACACCCCCGCCCCCAACGAAGGAGAGACCGCGTGA
- the ndk gene encoding nucleoside-diphosphate kinase — MTTVEETLVIVKPDGVARNLTGEILRRIEAKGYQLVDIRLLQADRELLAAHYAEHEGKPFYEPLVEFMQSGPVVAIRVAGNRVIEGFRSLAGTTDPTSAAPGTIRGDLGRDWGLKVQQNLVHGSDSPESAARELALWFPVD; from the coding sequence GTGACCACCGTCGAAGAGACCCTCGTGATCGTGAAGCCGGATGGCGTGGCCCGCAACCTGACGGGCGAGATCCTGCGTCGCATCGAGGCGAAGGGGTATCAGCTCGTCGACATCCGCCTGCTGCAGGCCGACCGCGAGCTGCTCGCCGCCCACTACGCGGAGCACGAGGGCAAGCCGTTCTACGAGCCCCTCGTCGAGTTCATGCAGTCCGGTCCGGTCGTCGCGATCCGCGTGGCGGGCAACCGGGTGATCGAGGGCTTCCGCTCGCTCGCCGGCACGACCGACCCCACGAGCGCCGCCCCGGGCACCATCCGCGGCGACCTCGGACGCGACTGGGGCCTCAAGGTGCAGCAGAACCTCGTGCACGGTTCCGACTCGCCCGAGTCGGCCGCGCGCGAGCTCGCCCTCTGGTTCCCGGTCGACTGA
- a CDS encoding DsbA family protein, producing MTDTPRTTKNQRRDDAREAARIAREKAAKRKKLLKWLIPTIASVVIVAVVAGVVWAVIALQPAPKKEAGPLNMISDGIVFESDGAGGVQHVATKAIAKGADPVPTTPREGLLNIQTLVDFSCPACKQFEENFSTQIQQLVAEGTATLEVRPVAILDYRGYTTDYSTRANNVAACVANYAPESFLDVMAAMYSNQPSEGGPGLSNSELVKIVTGTGLDNEDVNRCVSDESFTPWVTAATARSGVRGTPTVIINGTQWDSQAVPQFGDFVASELLKLQAE from the coding sequence GTGACCGACACGCCCCGCACAACCAAGAACCAGCGCCGCGACGACGCCCGCGAGGCGGCGCGCATCGCCCGCGAGAAAGCCGCCAAGCGCAAGAAGCTGCTCAAGTGGCTCATCCCCACGATCGCCTCCGTCGTGATCGTGGCGGTCGTCGCCGGCGTCGTGTGGGCGGTCATCGCACTGCAGCCCGCCCCCAAGAAGGAGGCCGGACCGCTCAACATGATCAGCGACGGCATCGTGTTCGAGTCGGACGGCGCGGGTGGCGTGCAGCACGTCGCGACGAAGGCGATCGCCAAGGGGGCGGACCCCGTGCCGACCACGCCGCGCGAGGGACTGCTCAACATCCAGACGCTCGTCGACTTCTCCTGCCCCGCCTGCAAGCAGTTCGAGGAGAACTTCTCCACGCAGATCCAGCAGCTCGTCGCCGAAGGCACGGCGACGCTCGAGGTGCGCCCGGTCGCGATCCTCGACTACCGCGGCTACACCACCGACTACTCGACGCGCGCCAACAACGTCGCGGCCTGTGTCGCCAACTACGCGCCCGAGAGCTTCCTCGACGTGATGGCGGCGATGTACTCCAACCAGCCCTCGGAGGGCGGCCCGGGTCTGTCGAACTCCGAGCTCGTGAAGATCGTGACGGGGACGGGGCTCGACAACGAGGACGTCAACCGGTGCGTGAGCGACGAGAGCTTCACCCCGTGGGTGACGGCGGCGACGGCGCGCTCAGGCGTGCGCGGCACCCCGACCGTGATCATCAACGGCACCCAATGGGACTCGCAGGCGGTTCCGCAGTTCGGCGACTTCGTCGCCTCCGAGCTGCTGAAGCTGCAGGCGGAGTAG
- a CDS encoding vitamin K epoxide reductase family protein yields the protein MTDAAAATEVDDDLEFEASDDHSRAGNRTPWVFAIWLIVAGIVGEIAAFALTVEKFHALAHPGVAATCDLSVFVQCTKNLDSWQGSLFGFPNPIIGLVCWMAPIVVGAALLAGARFARWFWVLFNLGVLGAVVFVIWLAGQSIFAPNLHTLCPYCVLTWTVTYPAFFAVTFRNLAEGVFGDRARGAGRALLPWVAPISIVVLLVIFVIAQTQMPVIQSLF from the coding sequence ATGACCGACGCCGCTGCCGCCACCGAAGTCGACGACGACCTCGAGTTCGAGGCATCCGACGACCACTCGCGCGCTGGGAACCGCACCCCGTGGGTGTTCGCCATCTGGCTCATCGTCGCCGGCATCGTCGGTGAGATCGCCGCGTTCGCCCTCACGGTCGAGAAGTTCCACGCGCTCGCCCATCCGGGCGTCGCCGCCACCTGCGACCTCAGCGTCTTCGTGCAGTGCACCAAGAACCTCGATTCCTGGCAGGGCTCGCTGTTCGGGTTCCCGAACCCGATCATCGGGCTCGTGTGCTGGATGGCGCCGATCGTCGTGGGCGCGGCGCTCCTCGCGGGTGCTCGCTTCGCCCGCTGGTTCTGGGTGCTGTTCAACCTCGGCGTGCTGGGGGCCGTGGTCTTCGTGATCTGGCTCGCCGGACAGTCGATCTTCGCGCCCAACCTGCACACCCTGTGCCCCTACTGCGTGCTCACCTGGACCGTCACCTATCCGGCGTTCTTCGCGGTGACCTTCCGCAACCTCGCGGAGGGCGTCTTCGGCGACCGCGCACGCGGTGCGGGGCGCGCACTCCTGCCGTGGGTCGCACCCATCAGCATCGTCGTGCTGCTCGTCATCTTCGTCATCGCCCAGACCCAGATGCCCGTCATCCAGAGCCTGTTCTGA
- a CDS encoding Rne/Rng family ribonuclease has translation MVENDVPQPDAPETAAPEQSKSEKPKRGRRLLKKKAVESAVDAPAEPAAELAVEEPAPVEEPAPGEEPAPVEEPAPVDEPEAVAEAAPASPFALVFQAPPAPPAASPAPIAPAGDDDGSASPASRRRTRRRSGEAPRDGEDTPGTVVRVRQPRQAPAPITEPQRVKGSTRLEAKKQRRRDGRDAGRRRPVITEAEFLARRESVDRVMVVRSKFNRIQIGVLEDGVLVEHYVARAADASLIGNVYLGRVQNVLPSMEAAFVDIGRGRNAVLYSGEVDWEAAAAAAEEAGRDKNQARKIELALKPGDRVLVQVTKDPVGHKGARLTSQVSLPGRYLVYVPGGSMNGISRKLPDTERARLKKILKEVLPDDAGVIVRTAAEGATEEQLTLDVQRLTSQWAEIERAVETQQAPALLHSEPDLLVKIVRDVFNEDFQKLIIAGDDALSTIEKYLAAVAPDLVDRIERYTGEVDSFDQYRITEQIEKALERKVWLPSGGSLIIDRTEAMTVVDVNTGKFVGSGGNLEETVTKNNLEAAEEIVRQLRLRDIGGIIVIDFIDMVLESNRDLVLRRLVECLSRDRTKHQVAEVTSLGLVQMTRKKLGLGLVESFSETCEVCAGRGIIVHHDPVFKHRSAQPEPQSSSRSRRGRGGNGGNGGGQAAASAPAKAPGGGTHEITDDVRNALAKIASSTVHHDEQPAAASAPVEILDIPIEPVREPQRAVADPDAVLGSVLDALPEPKQPGQGRGRRSRRASSAAGTPAGE, from the coding sequence ATGGTGGAGAACGACGTACCCCAGCCCGACGCACCCGAGACCGCTGCCCCCGAGCAGTCGAAGTCCGAGAAGCCCAAGCGCGGTCGGCGCCTCCTGAAGAAGAAGGCTGTCGAGTCCGCGGTGGATGCGCCGGCGGAGCCTGCCGCCGAGCTCGCGGTCGAGGAGCCCGCGCCCGTCGAGGAGCCTGCGCCCGGTGAGGAGCCTGCGCCGGTGGAGGAACCCGCGCCGGTGGACGAGCCGGAGGCGGTCGCCGAGGCCGCCCCCGCGTCGCCCTTCGCCTTGGTGTTCCAGGCGCCTCCCGCACCCCCCGCCGCATCGCCGGCTCCGATCGCGCCCGCGGGTGACGACGACGGCTCGGCATCCCCGGCCTCGCGCCGCCGCACCCGTCGCCGCAGCGGCGAGGCGCCCCGCGACGGCGAGGACACCCCCGGCACGGTCGTGCGGGTGCGCCAGCCGCGTCAGGCGCCCGCGCCCATCACCGAGCCGCAGCGGGTCAAGGGCTCCACGCGGCTCGAGGCGAAGAAGCAGCGCCGCCGCGACGGGCGGGATGCGGGGCGCCGCCGCCCCGTCATCACGGAGGCCGAGTTCCTCGCCCGCCGGGAGAGCGTCGACCGCGTCATGGTGGTGCGCTCGAAGTTCAACCGCATCCAGATCGGCGTGCTCGAGGACGGCGTGCTCGTCGAGCACTACGTCGCCCGCGCCGCGGACGCGAGCCTCATCGGCAACGTGTACCTGGGCCGCGTGCAGAACGTGCTGCCGAGCATGGAGGCCGCCTTCGTCGACATCGGCCGCGGCCGCAACGCGGTGCTGTACTCGGGTGAGGTCGACTGGGAGGCAGCCGCCGCTGCCGCGGAAGAGGCCGGTCGGGACAAGAACCAGGCTCGCAAGATCGAACTCGCCCTCAAGCCCGGCGATCGCGTGCTCGTGCAGGTCACCAAGGACCCGGTCGGTCACAAGGGCGCGCGCCTCACCAGCCAGGTGAGCCTTCCCGGACGCTACCTCGTGTACGTGCCCGGCGGATCCATGAACGGCATCAGCCGCAAGCTGCCCGACACGGAGCGCGCGCGCCTCAAGAAGATCCTCAAGGAGGTGCTGCCGGATGACGCGGGCGTCATCGTGCGCACCGCCGCTGAGGGCGCCACCGAGGAGCAGCTCACCCTCGACGTGCAGCGCCTCACCTCGCAGTGGGCCGAGATCGAGCGCGCCGTCGAAACCCAGCAGGCTCCCGCGCTGCTGCACTCCGAGCCCGATCTGCTCGTCAAGATCGTGCGCGACGTCTTCAACGAGGACTTCCAGAAGCTCATCATCGCGGGCGACGACGCGCTCTCGACCATCGAGAAGTACCTCGCCGCGGTCGCCCCCGACCTCGTGGATCGCATCGAGCGCTACACGGGCGAGGTCGACTCGTTCGACCAGTACCGCATCACCGAGCAGATCGAGAAGGCGCTCGAGCGCAAGGTGTGGCTGCCGTCCGGCGGCTCGCTCATCATCGACCGCACCGAGGCCATGACGGTGGTCGACGTCAACACGGGCAAGTTCGTCGGATCCGGCGGCAACCTGGAGGAGACCGTCACCAAGAACAACCTCGAGGCTGCGGAGGAGATCGTGCGCCAGCTGCGGCTGCGCGACATCGGCGGCATCATCGTGATCGACTTCATCGACATGGTGCTCGAGTCGAACCGCGACCTCGTGCTGCGGCGCCTCGTGGAGTGCCTGTCGCGGGATCGCACCAAGCACCAGGTGGCCGAGGTCACCTCGCTCGGGCTCGTGCAGATGACCCGCAAGAAGCTGGGTCTCGGGCTCGTCGAGTCGTTCAGCGAGACCTGCGAGGTGTGCGCCGGGCGCGGCATCATCGTGCACCACGACCCCGTGTTCAAGCACCGCAGCGCCCAGCCCGAGCCGCAGAGCTCCTCGCGCAGCCGGCGCGGGCGCGGCGGCAACGGGGGGAACGGCGGCGGCCAGGCCGCGGCATCCGCCCCTGCCAAGGCTCCCGGCGGCGGCACGCACGAGATCACCGACGATGTGCGCAACGCGCTCGCCAAGATCGCGTCGTCGACGGTGCACCACGACGAGCAGCCCGCCGCGGCGAGCGCGCCGGTCGAGATCCTCGACATCCCGATCGAGCCGGTGCGCGAGCCGCAGCGCGCGGTTGCGGATCCGGACGCCGTGCTGGGTTCGGTGCTCGACGCCCTGCCGGAGCCGAAGCAGCCGGGCCAGGGTCGCGGGCGCCGCTCGCGCCGCGCGTCGTCGGCCGCCGGAACGCCCGCGGGGGAGTAG
- a CDS encoding DUF4031 domain-containing protein, with protein MILLDEAIWPNHGTVWGHLVSDSSLAELHAFARRAGIPERGFDHDHYDYPIERREELIALGAVPVTGRELLRRLQSAGLRVRQKDKRASPRH; from the coding sequence ATGATCCTCCTCGACGAGGCCATCTGGCCCAACCACGGCACCGTGTGGGGCCACCTGGTGTCGGATTCCTCGCTGGCCGAGCTGCACGCCTTCGCGCGCCGCGCCGGCATCCCGGAACGCGGTTTCGACCACGACCACTACGACTACCCGATCGAACGCCGCGAGGAGCTCATCGCGCTCGGCGCGGTGCCCGTCACCGGGCGCGAACTGCTGCGACGCCTGCAGTCCGCGGGGCTGCGGGTGCGGCAGAAGGACAAGCGCGCGTCTCCGCGGCACTGA
- the rplU gene encoding 50S ribosomal protein L21, with product MVYAVVRAGGRQEKVEVGTVVVLDRLQAEQGGKVELTPVLFVDGDTITHDVKALAKIKVTAEVIGHERGPKIVIQKFKNKTGYKKRQGYRADLTRVKITGIK from the coding sequence GTGGTTTACGCAGTTGTGCGCGCCGGTGGTCGGCAGGAGAAGGTCGAGGTCGGCACGGTCGTCGTGCTCGATCGCCTTCAGGCCGAGCAGGGCGGCAAGGTCGAGCTCACCCCCGTTCTCTTCGTCGACGGTGACACGATCACGCACGACGTGAAGGCGCTGGCCAAGATCAAGGTGACCGCCGAGGTCATCGGTCACGAGCGCGGCCCGAAGATCGTCATCCAGAAGTTCAAGAACAAGACCGGGTACAAGAAGCGTCAGGGCTACCGCGCCGACCTCACCCGCGTCAAGATCACCGGCATCAAGTAA
- the rpmA gene encoding 50S ribosomal protein L27, with protein MAHKKGASSTRNGRDSNAQRLGVKRFGGQVVKAGEIIVRQRGTHFHPGVNVGRGNDDTLFALAAGSVEFGNKGGRRVVNIVVPA; from the coding sequence ATGGCACACAAGAAGGGCGCATCGTCCACCCGCAACGGTCGTGACTCGAACGCGCAGCGCCTCGGCGTGAAGCGCTTCGGCGGCCAGGTCGTGAAGGCCGGCGAGATCATCGTCCGCCAGCGCGGCACCCACTTCCACCCCGGCGTGAACGTCGGCCGTGGCAACGACGACACCCTGTTCGCCCTCGCGGCGGGCTCGGTCGAGTTCGGCAACAAGGGCGGCCGTCGCGTCGTCAACATCGTCGTCCCGGCGTAG
- the obgE gene encoding GTPase ObgE — protein sequence MASFVDQVTLHLRAGHGGNGCVSVRREKFKPLAGPDGGNGGHGGDIVLVADPQVTTLLNYHRAPHRSSGNGGPGMGDHRAGYQGEELVLPVPVGTVVSTVDGEQLVDLVEPGMRFVVAEGGQGGLGNAALATTKRKAPGFALLGTTGFEGDVLLELKTVADVALVGYPSAGKSSLVAALSAAKPKIADYPFTTLHPNLGVVEAGEVRYTIADVPGLIEGASEGKGLGLEFLRHVERCSALLHVLDCATLEPGRDPISDLDVILAELAAYPVPEGQTPLLERPQLVALNKVDVPDAQDLAELVRLVLEERGYRVFEISAVSHVGLRQLSYALAELVEADRRAKAATPPPARIVIRPRAVDAVDFEVRVEGGTETTYRVLGVKPERWVQQTDFTNDEAVGFLADRLAKLGVEEELFAKGAVPGSTVVIGEMVFDWEPTLTSAAELITSPRGTDARLDDNKRATRAERREQYFERMDAKAAARAELEAEREAGLWADEDGEDEE from the coding sequence ATGGCGAGCTTCGTCGATCAGGTGACGCTGCACTTGCGCGCGGGCCACGGCGGCAACGGCTGCGTCTCGGTGCGCCGCGAGAAGTTCAAGCCGCTCGCCGGCCCGGACGGCGGCAACGGCGGCCACGGCGGCGACATCGTGCTCGTCGCCGACCCGCAGGTCACCACCCTCCTCAACTACCACCGGGCCCCGCACCGTTCGAGCGGCAACGGCGGCCCCGGCATGGGCGACCATCGTGCCGGCTACCAGGGCGAGGAGCTCGTGCTGCCGGTGCCGGTCGGCACGGTCGTGTCGACCGTGGACGGCGAACAGCTCGTCGACCTCGTCGAGCCCGGCATGCGCTTCGTGGTGGCCGAGGGCGGTCAGGGCGGGCTCGGCAACGCGGCCCTCGCGACCACCAAGCGCAAGGCTCCCGGCTTCGCCCTGCTCGGCACCACGGGCTTCGAGGGCGATGTGCTGCTCGAGCTCAAGACCGTCGCGGATGTCGCGCTCGTCGGCTACCCGAGCGCCGGCAAGTCGAGTCTCGTCGCGGCGCTCTCGGCCGCGAAGCCGAAGATCGCCGACTACCCGTTCACGACCCTGCACCCCAACCTCGGCGTCGTGGAGGCGGGCGAGGTCCGCTACACGATCGCCGACGTGCCCGGCCTCATCGAGGGGGCCAGCGAGGGCAAGGGCCTCGGCCTCGAGTTCCTACGTCACGTCGAGCGCTGCTCGGCGCTGCTGCACGTGCTCGACTGCGCCACGCTCGAGCCGGGGCGCGATCCGATCAGCGATCTCGACGTGATCCTCGCCGAGCTGGCCGCCTACCCGGTGCCCGAGGGGCAGACCCCGCTGCTCGAGCGCCCGCAGCTCGTTGCGCTCAACAAGGTCGACGTTCCGGATGCCCAGGACCTCGCCGAGCTCGTGCGTCTCGTGCTCGAGGAGCGCGGCTACCGGGTTTTCGAGATCTCCGCGGTGAGCCACGTGGGGCTGCGGCAGCTGTCGTACGCGCTCGCCGAGCTCGTCGAGGCCGACCGCCGGGCGAAGGCGGCGACGCCTCCGCCCGCCCGCATCGTCATCCGCCCGCGCGCGGTCGACGCGGTCGACTTCGAGGTGCGGGTCGAGGGCGGCACCGAGACGACGTACCGGGTGCTGGGCGTGAAGCCGGAGCGCTGGGTGCAGCAGACCGACTTCACCAACGACGAGGCGGTCGGCTTCCTCGCCGACCGGCTCGCCAAGCTCGGCGTCGAGGAGGAGCTGTTCGCGAAGGGCGCGGTGCCCGGTTCGACGGTCGTCATCGGCGAGATGGTGTTCGACTGGGAGCCCACCCTCACCTCGGCGGCCGAGCTCATCACCTCCCCGCGCGGCACCGACGCCCGCCTCGACGACAACAAGCGTGCGACGCGCGCCGAGCGCCGCGAGCAGTACTTCGAGCGGATGGATGCCAAGGCGGCTGCCCGCGCGGAGCTGGAAGCCGAGCGCGAGGCCGGTCTCTGGGCCGACGAGGACGGAGAGGACGAGGAATGA
- the proB gene encoding glutamate 5-kinase, which produces MSLRAAVTEAKRIVVKVGSSSISGANAGQIEPLVDALAAAHARGAEVVLVSSGAIATGMPYLQLDARPSDLATQQAAAAVGQNILIYRYQESLRRYGVVAGQVLLTAGDLENATPRSNAQRAMERLLGLRILPIVNENDTVATHEIRFGDNDRLAALVSELIDAELLVLLSDVDALYTRPPQLPGARRIEHVPFDDDLAGVELGDIGAAGVGTGGAGTKIAAAKLAAASGTAVLLTSTAQVAEALAGEPVGTWFEPAATSR; this is translated from the coding sequence ATGAGCCTGCGGGCTGCCGTGACCGAGGCGAAGCGCATCGTGGTGAAGGTCGGGTCCAGCTCGATCAGCGGTGCCAACGCCGGACAGATCGAGCCGCTCGTCGACGCCCTCGCGGCCGCCCACGCTCGCGGTGCGGAGGTCGTGCTCGTGTCGTCCGGCGCCATCGCGACCGGCATGCCGTACCTGCAGCTCGACGCCCGGCCCAGCGACCTCGCCACGCAGCAGGCGGCGGCGGCGGTCGGCCAGAACATCCTGATCTACCGCTACCAGGAGTCGCTGCGCCGCTACGGGGTCGTAGCCGGCCAGGTGCTGCTGACGGCGGGCGACCTCGAGAACGCGACGCCGCGCTCGAACGCGCAGCGGGCGATGGAGCGGCTGCTCGGCCTGCGCATCCTGCCGATCGTCAACGAGAACGACACCGTGGCGACCCACGAGATCCGCTTCGGCGACAACGACCGGCTGGCCGCCCTCGTGTCGGAGCTCATCGACGCCGAGCTGCTCGTGCTGTTGTCGGATGTCGACGCGCTCTACACGCGTCCCCCGCAGCTGCCGGGCGCGCGGCGGATCGAGCACGTGCCGTTCGACGACGACCTCGCGGGCGTCGAGCTCGGCGACATCGGCGCGGCGGGGGTCGGCACCGGGGGGGCGGGCACCAAGATCGCGGCCGCGAAGCTCGCCGCCGCCTCCGGAACCGCGGTGCTGCTCACCTCGACGGCCCAGGTGGCCGAGGCGCTCGCCGGAGAGCCCGTCGGCACCTGGTTCGAGCCTGCCGCGACCTCTCGCTGA
- a CDS encoding SDR family oxidoreductase, with protein MYQVPDQTGRRIIVTGANSGTGKETTRRLAAAGAEIVMAVRSLERGAAARDELLAENPAARLELRRIDLGELATVRAFADDELADDRPLHVLVNNAGVMTPPKRLETADGFELQFGSNFLGPFLLTTLLLPKLLEADAPRVATMSSGTANFGGIRFDDLQWTRRYVPFRAYAQSKLADTLLGIRLAEIARQNGWALRSTIAHPGYTRTNLQTAGRNLAYAPEQAKPPIQRTILPSQTVAQGAEPLLFATADPAAELGAYYGPSGWGGLVGPTHRARLPRSARVGSDLAERLWAVAEELVEPWRG; from the coding sequence ATGTACCAGGTGCCCGACCAGACCGGTCGGCGGATCATCGTCACCGGCGCGAACAGCGGAACCGGCAAGGAGACCACGCGTCGCCTCGCGGCCGCGGGCGCCGAGATCGTCATGGCGGTCCGCTCCCTCGAACGCGGAGCCGCGGCACGCGACGAACTGCTCGCCGAGAACCCTGCAGCGCGACTCGAACTGCGCCGCATCGACCTCGGCGAGCTCGCGACCGTGCGCGCCTTCGCGGACGACGAGCTCGCCGACGACCGCCCGCTGCACGTGCTCGTCAACAACGCGGGCGTCATGACGCCGCCCAAGCGCCTCGAGACGGCCGACGGCTTCGAGCTGCAGTTCGGCAGCAACTTCCTCGGGCCGTTCCTGCTGACGACGCTGCTGCTCCCCAAACTGCTCGAGGCGGATGCGCCGCGCGTCGCGACCATGAGCAGCGGAACGGCCAACTTCGGCGGCATCCGCTTCGACGACCTGCAGTGGACGCGCCGCTACGTGCCGTTCCGGGCGTACGCGCAGTCGAAGCTCGCCGACACGCTGCTCGGCATCCGCCTGGCAGAGATCGCCCGGCAGAACGGCTGGGCTCTGCGCAGCACGATCGCGCACCCCGGCTACACGCGCACCAACCTGCAGACCGCGGGACGCAACCTCGCCTACGCGCCCGAGCAGGCGAAGCCGCCGATCCAGCGCACGATCCTGCCCTCGCAGACCGTCGCGCAGGGCGCGGAGCCGCTGCTGTTCGCGACCGCGGATCCCGCGGCCGAGTTGGGCGCGTACTACGGGCCGAGCGGATGGGGCGGGCTCGTCGGGCCGACGCATCGGGCGAGGCTCCCGCGGAGTGCGCGGGTGGGCAGCGATCTCGCCGAGCGGCTGTGGGCGGTGGCGGAGGAGCTCGTCGAGCCCTGGCGCGGGTGA